From Ostrinia nubilalis chromosome 9, ilOstNubi1.1, whole genome shotgun sequence, one genomic window encodes:
- the LOC135074678 gene encoding heparan sulfate glucosamine 3-O-sulfotransferase 3B1, with the protein MRWILAVSKRTMFIYFILLFLLYLFYALNSCLVDEKQLTIKYLFLKRHISSYKSATVRFASLLGLDWSENKYRRLKNQNLVPVKRLPDALIIGVKKCGTRALLEFLRLHPDVRAAGSEVHFFDKFYHKGFEWYRDRMPPTLEGQITMEKTPSYWVTRSAPKRVYAMNPSVKLLAVVRDPVTRAISDYTQSASKRPSLPRFEDLALVNSTVGWGGPWSVVDASWPPVSVYARPLRRWLRRFPRSKLLLISGERLVADPAAEMARVQEFLGLKHVITEKHFYFNSTKGFPCLLKSESRPTPHCLGKTKGRSHPHIDPVAIERLRDFYRPFNERFYQLSGINFGWP; encoded by the exons ATGAGATGGATTCTGGCGGTATCGAAGCGaactatgtttatttatttcatattgttatttctattatatttattttatgctcTGAATTCTTGTTTAGTTGACGAAAAACAG TTGACGATCAAATATCTGTTTTTAAAACGTCACATATCGAGCTACAAAAGCGCTACAGTGCGCTTCGCTTCACTGCTGGGACTGGACTGGTCGGAGAACAAGTACAGACGGCTGAAGAACCAAAACTTGGTGCCGGTGAAGAGGCTGCCCGATGCGCTCATTATAGGAGTGAAGAAGTGCGGCACTAGAGCGTTGTTGGAGTTCTtaag GTTACATCCAGATGTCCGGGCTGCAGGATCTGAAGTCCATTTCTTTGATAAGTTTTACCACAAGGGATTCGAATGGTACAG GGACAGAATGCCCCCTACCCTCGAGGGCCAGATCACGATGGAAAAGACGCCTTCGTATTGGGTGACACGCTCGGCCCCCAAAAGGGTGTACGCTATGAACCCTTCAGTCAAACTGTTGGCTGTTGTTAGAGACCCTGTTACAAGAGCCATTAGCGATTATACGCAATCTGCCAG caAAAGACCATCCCTTCCACGCTTCGAGGATCTAGCTCTGGTCAACAGCACAGTTGGCTGGGGTGGACCCTGGTCAGTAGTGGACGCGTCGTGGCCACCAGTGAGCGTTTACGCGAGGCCACTTCGACGCTGGTTGAGGAGATTCCCGCGATCAAAACTATTGCTGATCAGTGGAGAAAGACTGGTTGCTGATCCTGCTGCTGAAATGGCTAGAGTGCAG gAATTCCTAGGTCTCAAGCATGTGATAACAGAAAAGCATTTCTACTTCAACTCAACCAAAGGCTTCCCTTGCCTCTTGAAGTCGGAGAGTCGGCCCACCCCTCACTGCTTGGGAAAAACTAAAGGAAGAAGCCACCCTCATATAGATCCTGTGGCTATTGAGAGGCTAAGGGACTTTTATAGGCCTTTCAATGAAAGATTCTACCAACTATCAGGTATAAACTTTGGATGGCCTTGA